A single region of the Ochotona princeps isolate mOchPri1 chromosome 10, mOchPri1.hap1, whole genome shotgun sequence genome encodes:
- the CHRM3 gene encoding muscarinic acetylcholine receptor M3, protein MTLHNNTSTSPLFPNISSSWIHSPSDAGLPPGTVTHIGSYNISRAAGNFSSPNGTTSDPLGGHTLWQVVFIAFLTGFLALVTIIGNILVIVSFKVNKQLKTVNNYFLLSLACADLIIGVISMNLFTTYIIMNRWALGNLACDLWLSIDYVASNASVMNLLVISFDRYFSITRPLTYRAKRTTKRAGVMIGLAWVISFVLWAPAILFWQYFVGKRTVPPGECFIQFLSEPTITFGTAIAAFYMPVTIMTILYWRIYKETEKRTKELAGLQASGTEAEVENFVHPTGSSRSCSSYELQQQSMRRSSRRKYGRCHFWFSTKSWKPSAEQMDQDHSSSDSWNNNDAAASLENSASSDEEDIGSETRAIYSIVLKLPGHSTILNSTKLPSSDNLHVPEEELGPEDLERKGNKLQAHKSVDDGGSFPKSFSKIPIQLESAVDTAKTSDVDSSVGKTTATLPLSFKEATLAKRFALKTRSQITKRKRMSLIKEKKAAQTLSAILLAFIITWTPYNIMVLVNTFCDSCIPKTYWNLGYWLCYINSTVNPVCYALCNKTFRTTFKMLLLCQCDKRKRRKQQYQQRQSVIFHKRVPEQTL, encoded by the coding sequence ATGACCTTGCACAATAACACTTCAACCTCACCTTTGTTTCCAAACATCAGCTCTTCCTGGATTCACAGCCCCTCTGATGCAGGGCTGCCCCCAGGGACAGTCACTCATATTGGCAGCTACAATATTTCTCGAGCAGCTGGGAATTTCTCCTCTCCAAATGGTACCACCAGTGACCCTCTGGGAGGCCATACCCTCTGGCAAGTGGTCTTCATCGCTTTTTTAACGGGCTTCCTGGCCTTGGTGACCATCATTGGCAACATCCTGGTCATAGTGTCATTTAAGGTCAACAAGCAGCTGAAGACGGTCAACAACTACTTCCTCTTAAGCCTGGCCTGTGCTGATCTGATCATTGGGGTCATTTCAATGAATCTGTTTACTACCTACATCATCATGAACCGATGGGCATTAGGGAACTTGGCCTGTGACCTCTGGCTTTCCATCGACTACGTAGCCAGCAATGCCTCTGTCATGAACCTTCTGGTCATTAGCTTTGACAGGTACTTTTCCATCACAAGGCCACTCACGTACCGAGCCAAACGAACAACAAAAAGAGCTGGTGTGATGATCGGTCTGGCTTGGGTCATCTCCTTTGTCCTATGGGCTCCTGCCATCTTGTTCTGGCAGTACTTTGTGGGGAAGAGAACAGTGCCCCCTGGGGAGTGTTTCATTCAGTTTCTCAGTGAACCTACTATAACCTTCGGCACGGCTATTGCTGCCTTTTATATGCCCGTCACCATTATGACTATTTTATACTGGAGGATCTATAAGGAAACTGAAAAACGTACCAAAGAACTTGCTGGACTGCAAGCCTCAGGGACAGAGGCAGAGGTGGAAAACTTTGTCCACCCTACAGGCAGCtcccgaagctgcagcagctaTGAGCTTCAGCAGCAAAGCATGAGGCGCTCCTCCAGGAGAAAGTACGGCCGCTGCCACTTCTGGTTCTCTACCAAGAGCTGGAAACCCAGTGCTGAGCAGATGGACCAAGAccacagcagcagcgacagctgGAACAACAACgatgctgctgcctccctggaaaACTCCGCCTCCTCTGATGAGGAGGACATTGGCTCTGAGACAAGAGCCATCTACTCAATTGTGCTGAAGCTTCCAGGTCACAGTACTATTCTCAACTCCACCAAGTTACCCTCGTCAGACAACCTGCACGTACCAGAGGAGGAGCTGGGGCCAGAGGACTTGGAGAGGAAAGGCAACAAGCTGCAGGCTCACAAGAGTGTGGATGATGGAGGCAGTTTTCCAAAAAGCTTCTCCAAGATTCCCATCCAGTTAGAGTCTGCCGTGGACACAGCCAAGACCTCAGACGTCGACTCGTCAGTGGGTAAGACCACGGCCACTCTACCTCTGTCTTTCAAGGAAGCCACTCTGGCCAAGCGATTTGCTCTGAAGACCAGAAGCCAGATCACAAAACGGAAAAGAATGTCCCTCATCAAGGAGAAGAAGGCGGCCCAGACCCTCAGTGCCATCTTGCTCGCCTTCATCATCACCTGGACCCCTTACAATATCATGGTTCTGGTGAACACCTTCTGTGACAGTTGCATACCCAAAACCTATTGGAATCTGGGCTACTGGCTGTGCTACATCAACAGCACCGTAAACCCCGTGTGCTATGCCCTGTGCAACAAAACATTCAGAACCACCTTCAAGATGCTACTGTTGTGCCAGTGTGACAAGAGAAAGCGCCGCAAGCAGCAGTACCAGCAAAGACAGTCAGTCATTTTTCACAAGCGTGTGCCAGAGCAGACCTTGTAG